acagtggttcccaaccttttttcatAGAGGCCCCCTACCTGTACCTAAGACAAATCCATCCCTGTCTCtaaaattcccacagaaaaggACCCCATATTGGGAACCAGTGTTATAACGTGCATAACACAATAAGAACACTAATACACTGCACCCCAGGCAGTACATATACATAGAGAATACCTGAGATAGTTTAGACATTGACCAAGTTCATTTAGAgtataaatgagttaaagtccctgtaaagtgaaatccaaactttgtgtcttagaTATGCTGGAATAGGGttactgtaaacatgtaaacagcaagaacaaacatcttacctgctgaaggtgtgttttaatccatatgtAACTTGTCTTAAGTCCTGAATGATTAAAAGAagacatttaaagtttacatAATGGTTTAATTTAAATATACATGCACTGATATATCACCCCTTAGGTACCTTTGAGGTGGTATAGTGATGTACCTCTGTGGTAGTATACACAGTAGTACACCTCAGGTAGGAAACATACTGATTCAAGTATGAAAATTGGAATAGTAATGATAAAAAAGTGCTCTGTATATTATTGGCAGTAAGTAAAAAAACATTGCTAAAAATGCCTAAAGGTTGAACTTCCCACCACTGAGAAATGGACTGAAATTGTTCATAATACCTTGATTATGGAAAACTTGTCATTCTCCTTGGAGtgcaaaatttttttttccaatctgGACTAAATGGACTGAGTAAGTAAAACTTGTATGATCTGATTTCATTTGAGCTTACTTGTAACGTGATAACTTGCTTTCTcgtctatttttattttttatttattatgatcCCTGGACATTCACATGGAGGAACCCTCACCCCTCACCCCCATCTTTTGTCAATATTTTATTGTATGTGGCTGTTTTTGTAACTGCCTTTCCTATTTTCATGTTAAAGGGGCGAACAAATAAGAGACTGATAAGGTACAATTAAGGTGGTTTACGCAGCAATGTAACTGCCTTCTGAAGTTTAGAAACTGATGTTGTACAACTCAGGTTTTCTCCACACGTAGTTTGCCTGACACTGCTTTTTACCCTCTGAAAGCTAATCCTCTTGTATGTTACAGGTATATGAGACTCAGGTGAAGACAGTCAGTGACGAGCTGCTGTGCTCTCTAAAGGATGTGGCCTGGAGTTTAgacatcttcaaagacagaatGGCAAACCTGGAACACCTTGAGGATGTCAGTTTGCAGGTACACGTAAACACCTGGAACATGACAAAACCACTGAATCACATTGATTTCTAGTGTAGTGTCTGGACAGCCTGTGAGTAATGTGCAGCTTAAGCCTGTCACCCTGTCTCTGTATTCCTCTCTGTTGCTTGCTTTGACATTggcaaggaacaaggaaagagggagatgacaaggtacCCCTTTCTATCAGTGTCCACCAGGCATTTTTCCTTACTTTCACTTTCCTCAGTGAAGCTTGTcttacaaagtgaaaatagcTTGTTACTGATAATGTTTTTTCCTTGAGCCATGACTTGCTCATATTTGTCCACACAGACATGAAATGTACAGTATGTACAGATGTACAGATAGATCGTCATTTCAACTTACCGAGGATATTATCCCTGACATACATCTTCATCAAGAATAAAAAGCAATGAAACCTCTGCTAAAGCCAGACAAAGGGGAGCTTTCAATTGAATGACCCAACCTTTAAAAATGGTTGGGTGTTcaggaaaaaaacttttaatattAACTTTTCTCCAGATAGGGAAGTTTGCCTTTAATCATGCTTTGTAAAGGCTTTAAACATTGAACacctatttttggctagtcaaAAGTTTCCCAAATTGTGTTTGGCAGGCCACTTACAAACAAATGACCCTCAAGTCTTTGCTGAAGTTGTTATCCCTGGCTggtgttttgtgtatttttgtgcatCCAGGATATAAATAATCTCTGGGAAGAGTTGGAGGAGAATGTGAAGACAAAGAAGATCAGAATAAAGGAGCTGGACCAGAAACTGACTGAAACCGAGAATAAGAGAACAGACCAGGTCGGTTTTGGTTAAAGCATTTCAGAAAGACTTGTTTCAAACTTCTTTAACAGGGTGAGGAATGACATGTATCAttgcaacaaaaatataagTCCAATATGATACAACAGTTTTTGTTCACTCACAAAATGATtatttagttaattttttttttttttttacttggttGAGTTCATGGCttcataaaatcacatttgcaTATTACAGTATATTTTTCTGTTCGAAATGATGCCAGAACATTATTCAAAAAGAGACCAAAAACCAAAGTAAGAcacagataaaaaaagaaattaactatctttttgatctttttcttttaGGCCAGAGTTGTGCTAGGGAAAtactgccccctgctggagaGGATAAACTTTCTGCCTCCATCTGATGTCCATAGGCTGATACACAACAAGGCCACAGTAACTCAGTGCATCATATAACGTTTATCTTTTCACCTCAAATAACAAAAGgcagatattttttaatattttctctgttttaatcctAGATGTTGAATCAGTCTTTGCTGGCGAACCGTCGCTGTGTAGCTCGACTGCTACTGAACCTCCAGCAGGAAAATCTCCAACAGGCGTCTCTCCTGCGTTACCAGTGGGAGAATTGCCTCAGTCGCTGGAGGGACAACAGAGTCAGAGAGGTCATAAGTCACTATAGGTTGGTGAAAAACTTTAAGCCACTGAGGTTCAGACTAGTTTTTGTCGTACAATGTTATACAAAGGTTTAAAATAGCATTAGACGTTATCATGCTGCTTTATACACTCCGGGTCCGAACAAGGTTAGAGGTGCAGGGTGTAAAATTGGGAAATATAAGCAACATCAAACAGTGGTATTAACCATGGAAATTGGAattaaaaaatggttttctGCTGTTTGCTCAATTCTGTGGTATTGTAGAAACATGTACGATATAAATATTCAAGATGGTGAACTCAGTGGAGGGCACCCTCCCTAGGTATGAATAAGAGGCTTATTgcaatttcataaaaataaagcatgtttaTATATTCAGGTActtaaacactaatttagataggcctatttattattttatgtttagttttaccAAGACTGTTCCACTCAATGCAACTAGGCTGTGTAAACACACCTTGAAGAAATTTCAACCATCTTACATTGGTGTAAACTGATATCGACTTGGACATGTTTTACTgggtaaaaatacaaaacaaagcaaatgaaaaaaactagTCTAGGATCCAACGCTTTAGAAAAGTTTGAATGGGTTATTTAGAGTTTTTCAATCTCATCACTGAGACGGCCAAACAGCCATAAAGTCCTTATTTTATTAATGGTGAgtcattgtttttgtgtcttaGCAGTCTCTTCTGCAGTCATACAGATCAGCGGCTGGTCACAAACCAGCAGGTGGTTCAGAAGATGAAGCAAACCCAACAAGATTTGATAGAGAGACGCTGTGACATCGTCAACAAAATTTGGTAGGAATGTTTAAATAAACTGTGTCTTCTGCTTGTCTTTTGGTTGTGATAGTTTGGTTGTTAAAGTTGCGGATTATCAAATATGTCTGTCGCACAGTCTTTCACAGTTGAACCCAGCAGGCAGGGAAGTTAGCCCATTATTAGCAGAACTTGTGATACATTTCATTGCTGACATTTAAATCAGTGCCTCTGTGTTTCAGCTCACTGGTCCCACCCTCCTGCTCAATTTCTCTTGTTTCTGACTGGTTCAACCTGCTGACAGACATCAATCAGCACATTGGTATGTGTCCTCATATTTCTGTTCCTTTTGTGCCTCACCATAGAGTACAAGACTGTCTTCATTATGAGTTTAAACAccttcattttaaagaaaaaagtcactatctaggcaaagaaaaaaaacgttTTCTCCTTTCTTAAACTCACTAAgcttaaaagtgttttttttagatctggtttaatacatgttttttccttgtttgaGCTTTGACTGGAGCTCTGTTGACAACCTTGTTATTAAATGGCATCAAATATAAAGCTGCCATTTAACCCAATCTAAAAACAAACTTATATTGACACAAAAGAGGCATTTTGATCAATCAATCTAATTTTgaatgtgtgtgggtgtgttcagACAGTTTCCATGATGACTTCCTCCATGAGCTGCGGTTTTATTATGAGCAGACGTGGCAGAATCGCCAGGCTGAGGTCAAGCGCTGTaaggtaaaaacacaaatttccaaGAAGAAATTGTTCAGTATGTACTCCATATTTAAACCAGCTCtatgtttaaaaagtggataTAGCACCCATGTAGTAAACGTTTTTAAGCCAGAAGTGAAAATATTGAATTACTGTTGattataagcaaaaaaaaagagcacaatTTAGCTTTATTCAGCCATGTTTTGTACCCTAGCTTGCAATATTTTGCTTCCTCCATCAATTTTATcacacaataataataataataataatacttatactactactactactaaaaataatacaaataaataataataataataatcataataataatagtaatgttcattgaaaaaacaaagcacaaaaaatgattgatGACAAGCCTTTTACACTTACCTGGGTAGAAAAGCTGCTCTCATTTATCCAACAACAGTGTGCCAGAAGCAGGACTTTGCTCttattttctccattttgaTGAACTTGTGATTTTTATCATGGTTTCCCACAGGAGGAGCTCTCAGCTCTGCAGCTAACAGAAGAGGAGGTGAATGACTCTGTCATCTCTCAACTGCtccctctgattggtcagagccAGAGTCTGGATGAGGAACAATTGGCTAATTTTGATGTCGGTCACAGAAACTTCTCTTAGAGCCATCTGTATCTGTATACTTCATTGTAATGTCCATCTTTTACAGAATTTTGGTCTTTCTGTCCATCTGCAGAAGAGCTGTAAGTCTCTAGCTGATCGCGCTCGAAATCTCAGCAGGAGTGTTTTTTCTGTGATGCGTGGTGCAGCATTGCTATGGGAAACTCACAGCTTCAGGCTAAAGAACAAAGAGGAAGAATTGCAACAACAGCTGGACACACTCAGAGAGTCACAGCAGCAACAAATACAGGTAAGACATCAGTCCAGGGTTCCTTCACCTGAGATATGGTGAGGCTGAGCTTAGGGAAGCTGTCAGCATGAAGCAGGCCCTCCTATGATGATTTGCTATTTCTGTTGTCAGAGGAAGAAGGCACATCTGGACATCCTTCTGAGTAGATTTTGTCAAGAGGCCAGTGAAGACTCTTTGAAGACATCTTTAGACAAAGCTGTCCTCTACCTGCAGGAAGTACAAAAGAGGTACTTGCGGAGCATAATATTTCAGGAATGTGGTGAGGtatatttgtcaaatttggcacaaaccAGCACATGGAGTAAGAGTGAAgtggttagattttggaggtaaaAGGTCATTGCGACCTTATATTCTCTAAGGTCACAGTGATCTTGTATCGCAGTGTAGCCTGGCCCACAATTTGACCTTACTATCTTACTGTCTTACAATTGTTTACTTCACCTGTCAGAAGTTCTAGCTCTTTCACTGTTTGTACTTACAGCACTACTCTAAACATTATCATGGATCAATTTCACAATGCAAATTGAATAAAAACCTAACTAACCACACTAGAAAAACACAGATCTATAAGAAGATGTGTTTAATGATGTATAAATgacaattaaaatgtattttttccaaattgaaAACCTAATGGATAACTTGCTgctatgtttgtgtgtgcagctACAGAGAATTGGTTGCAGATCAGTGTCAGCTGTTGGATCACCTTCCATCTCTCCTCCTGGAGGAGCTCTTCTGCTACAGCTCCAGCCTCAGCTCATTCTTTCACCTCAACCACACTTACAGACCGGTAACCATGACAACTGCATCTTAGACCTACACCTTCTGCCATCTATAATAACACTCAATGCCCATATCAGAgtttttggacattttgtttgtttatcacTTTTGTTTAAGAGATGTTAACTAAGCCAACGGAGAATCTTAGGCTTAGTTTCTTTTAGTGTCTTAGCAACACAGCACCAGTTGTCGACCAGCTCTTTTACTGTCAGCTGATCATTTGTTAAAATTTGTTAGAAATTCTTCAGCTCTGGGCTTAAGGAGGACTTAAATTAGTTTTTATAAAATCAGGTCATGTCGTCACAGTCAAAGCTTGTGAAATCAGCTATAACGGTACATAAAGAATGTgatcctcctcctcagagcccaGAGGAGCTGCAGGAACTCCATTCATCCTTCACCACCTTCGTTGACCAAGGTCAGTGTGCCATCAAtcctttttaagttttaatacatttttgatgtGGTGAGTTTTggtcttaaatgttttttttgcttgtgtAGAAAACTGTGAAGGTCCTAAAATACAGAAACTggaagaaatgaaaatgaatcatCCCATCACTTTTCAGACTGGCACAGACTCTGCTCAGTCATCAAAGTCTTCTTGGCTGCCTGAGGTAAAGCTCTGTtagataagtggcaaaaaaaaaaaaatcaactccaACTCctaacaaaaaatgtgcaaatgttgGTTGTTTGCTTGTCTGTAGGCTGAGAATGCCCTGGATCTCCTCTGTGACCACAGCAATGATGTCAAATTCACATCATCAAAGGGTGTAGCCTACAGTGGACCAGCCTTCACATCCTCAGCTCTTTACCTGCCAGATCATCTGCTGCAGGAAACACACCTGACTTTGTTTCCTGTAGAGCTACTCACACAAAAACTCAACAggtacacactcacacatacaaaACATGGAGTATAGGAGTGGTACTTGTGCTGACtgtttatgtgttaaatgtCCAGGATACGGAGTTTGTTCTTGGACAGCCTGGAGCAGCATTTTCATGATGTCCTCAACTCAGCCATTACTGTGGTGAAGCACAGAAAGGAGGTGTTACATTGTGAGCTGGAGCTTCAACTGCAGCAGCTGAGCCACCAGCACATCCATACCCACATTTACCAACCTCGCCTTGGTGAGAAACCTAGAAAGAGTTAAAATCACAATAgactttgtgttttcatgtttaaatttGTTTAGGGCAGTCCTTTGGTTTTTTTTGACCACCTGTCTCGCCAAGAAAGAACGCAAAGCTATCTGCTGGATTCCAATTATTTTAGAGCAGACCTTAACAATACTGTAAAgactatttttgcctttaacaGACAGACTATGAAAccaacaaataaaagaaaacttaaagacTTTCAACCAGTAGAAAATGCACATTTTGTTACAGAAAATGAAGGATTTTAACTTCCTCAGTAAGTAGATTCTTTGTTGATCTTGCTTCACAGTCACTCAGAGTTTACATGAAACTTTAACTGGGAGTCGAACACCATTCCTCAGTGCTTACACAAGTTAACGATCTCAATATCCTTACCAGGATTAGAGCTTGCTtctgatttttcagtttttcctgaAATCCATAATAAGCTTCTCAATAATCAGAGCAGTGTCCTTCCTCTGTGTTTAAGATGAGCTACAGCTTCACAAACAGTGTGTAGATGCTCACTGTGAAGAGGTGGCTGACATCTTGGCCTCCTGCAGGATGGACCTGCAAGAGCTGCAGACTTCAATTGACAGGAAGAGCCAGGAGTTCATAGCAACAGTATCCAACATGGAGGACAAAGTCCTGACAGCTGACAACAGCCAACGGTAACAACCTATCTGCAGTCAGCTCACATGTAACACTCGGAATCAGAGTTGACTTGGTTCTTAGTCTAACAAAGTACAATGCTGTCTGTATTTCATCTCCAGATAACTAAAGCAAAAATTAAGcccagcattagttcatgcagaacATGGcagtcatatgcccagctgtGCTCAACTGATAGCCAGTACTGCCtttcagctcccacagccaatcacagctctttctctcaacacagtggtgtatttgaATATGACTTACTTCTCACAAATCCCTGCtttcattaatgctgatgcagcacactgctgctgctggcaaagcttaatctcctccaccctagcctcctcctttttagcataaagcttgttgtaccctcatattcagattaatGCTTCCAATGATTAACTGCTTTGCACTAATTTAATTGTGTTcaatgcacattgtcataacTGGGGTTTCTGTccatgcgctccctggaaagtcaaagcatgcagcttgactaacccagggagcatctttcgAGCAGAGCCCTCTCTGCCAAGttaaactgtatatccattttgcaataaaatgattaaatatgtaaaaagagTTTTTCTGAATGAGGTATAGTAAATAAGTACAACgaataagataaaaaatgaacactttaaagtgatattaaaagtgacaatatttttattctatattAAATACAGATTTTATAGTTCAGAAATATTTCTAAATGTCTAACAGTCTCTTTGTGTTTGTAGTCTGGAGGCTGTGATTTCTGCCCTGCAGGACTGTCGAGATCAGCACATCAAAGACAACCAGCACTGTCAGACCACCTTCAGACAGAGTTTTCAGCTAAAACTGATGGAggtcagacacaaaacaacccAACTCCTCAACTCTCTCAGGTAACACTTAGATCTCTTGGAAATTCTAGCAAAAACTCAGTGAAATTCTCTTAGGTCACATGATTTTTCTACTTACAGATTGTTCAGTGAGGGAGGCAATTTTGCCCCTCGTGAGGTGAAATTGTTTCAAAGGAGACTGAAAGTGGAAACCAAAAACATCAAAGTAGCAGAGGAGGCCATCTATTCTGAGCTGGATGTATTTGGGTCGAAGAGCTTACAGCAGGTTTGACAATTTTTCAAGGTTTCCTTTTGGAATTTAACTCTAACAGATAGAACAGCTGTAGTCTCTCACTGTGGAAattcaaaaaggcaaaaaaaaaaaaaaaaaaaaaccagaaacTAGGTCTTAAATTACAggggtttttaaaaaatatcttgaaTTACACTGAACATGGATATATACAAATAAAACTAACATGATTTACCTATCACTTGCACCCTGTTGTTGACTTGCACATTGCAGTGCAATGCATCAACAAATATCAGGTAAGCTGTCTGAGACCAATGTGTTTCTCTCCCAAGGTGAAGGAGGTGTCTGGTCGGTTTGAGGAAACACTCTCCCTCCTGAAGTCAGAGGTCATGTTCATGGAGAAGATCAAGAAATTTATCAGCAGCACACAAGTTAACATCAAGGCTGAGGTACCTGTGGTTTTACCTGTTTTGGTGTCTGTCAGAGCAGGTTGAAATTCTTAACTCCGCATGTTCAACCATGTT
The Cheilinus undulatus linkage group 5, ASM1832078v1, whole genome shotgun sequence DNA segment above includes these coding regions:
- the ccdc180 gene encoding coiled-coil domain-containing protein 180 isoform X3, whose protein sequence is MGGRDRWLSPHQESPKLLLSQEAGCQVKTHGEIIVRVRISSSNMLINVSMAGSRAVPSGKVNRQLFDAQVQLSRSLLGRRRDTRTECLSAEDSNTHCSATSRLLCPLSKRGQQVDDADEVYEVLQLPDSVVVNCPSSDIIERLKGKKSKRHEEALKQLDTEFTDITQVYETQVKTVSDELLCSLKDVAWSLDIFKDRMANLEHLEDVSLQDINNLWEELEENVKTKKIRIKELDQKLTETENKRTDQARVVLGKYCPLLERINFLPPSDVHRLIHNKATMLNQSLLANRRCVARLLLNLQQENLQQASLLRYQWENCLSRWRDNRVREVISHYSSLFCSHTDQRLVTNQQVVQKMKQTQQDLIERRCDIVNKICSLVPPSCSISLVSDWFNLLTDINQHIDSFHDDFLHELRFYYEQTWQNRQAEVKRCKEELSALQLTEEEVNDSVISQLLPLIGQSQSLDEEQLANFDKSCKSLADRARNLSRSVFSVMRGAALLWETHSFRLKNKEEELQQQLDTLRESQQQQIQRKKAHLDILLSRFCQEASEDSLKTSLDKAVLYLQEVQKSYRELVADQCQLLDHLPSLLLEELFCYSSSLSSFFHLNHTYRPSPEELQELHSSFTTFVDQENCEGPKIQKLEEMKMNHPITFQTGTDSAQSSKSSWLPEAENALDLLCDHSNDVKFTSSKGVAYSGPAFTSSALYLPDHLLQETHLTLFPVELLTQKLNRIRSLFLDSLEQHFHDVLNSAITVVKHRKEVLHCELELQLQQLSHQHIHTHIYQPRLDELQLHKQCVDAHCEEVADILASCRMDLQELQTSIDRKSQEFIATVSNMEDKVLTADNSQRLEAVISALQDCRDQHIKDNQHCQTTFRQSFQLKLMEVRHKTTQLLNSLRLFSEGGNFAPREVKLFQRRLKVETKNIKVAEEAIYSELDVFGSKSLQQVKEVSGRFEETLSLLKSEVMFMEKIKKFISSTQVNIKAEAASSNQQQAAISSRLKDLRRMVEDTQATPDHVCSLLSSITEKLRKRCQYLDFSPDNTLHESLSARPKSRKQVCSDPPPGFLQPSRKDVDFLHDPAIGIIKSLNRMMQQKQLRERREEEQYLRLKRLPAGTVKKNTVSQSSLQRHQRRFTGSVSNLSAGRGCRPVSSDRRFQVFGPKPDPEQTTHSLSSAVNSVLWKANDVILLVAEDFYQSKRASSCLLVPDSLDKWAESMQQRLLGYQEQARKLLSTSRQELMNQFSVLEELLYLLPKVLISNHEQQHEAQLRNEVDGVKMKLDETLETSEKEKHDIVNQLRVSLRDDELQTLNSREKLRQQHLHDTICLAHQELQKCVRVRAEKFVTSLASLTEKLLHLLDSLFMSAGTEAAPLPQNSGESTVTMETGAETGQKLCTVSRTFPGIPYLMPSADTKADPPSSAAIATTAPITTTRCTSFHVAVIEQRESAVKRFEQLLKSESSHSDDDKERRLRMLQRWSTHWGQQIRSLTNTY
- the ccdc180 gene encoding coiled-coil domain-containing protein 180 isoform X6, which produces MGGRDRWLSPHQESPKLLLSQEAGCQVKTHGEIIVRVRISSSNMLINVSMAGSRAVPSGKVNRQLFDAQVQLSRSLLGRRRDTRTECLSAEDSNTHCSATSRLLCPLSKRGQQVDDADEVYEVLQLPDSVVVNCPSSDIIERLKGKKSKRHEEALKQLDTEFTDITQVYETQVKTVSDELLCSLKDVAWSLDIFKDRMANLEHLEDVSLQDINNLWEELEENVKTKKIRIKELDQKLTETENKRTDQARVVLGKYCPLLERINFLPPSDVHRLIHNKATMLNQSLLANRRCVARLLLNLQQENLQQASLLRYQWENCLSRWRDNRVREVISHYSSLFCSHTDQRLVTNQQVVQKMKQTQQDLIERRCDIVNKICSLVPPSCSISLVSDWFNLLTDINQHIDSFHDDFLHELRFYYEQTWQNRQAEVKRCKEELSALQLTEEEVNDSVISQLLPLIGQSQSLDEEQLANFDKSCKSLADRARNLSRSVFSVMRGAALLWETHSFRLKNKEEELQQQLDTLRESQQQQIQRKKAHLDILLSRFCQEASEDSLKTSLDKAVLYLQEVQKSYRELVADQCQLLDHLPSLLLEELFCYSSSLSSFFHLNHTYRPSPEELQELHSSFTTFVDQENCEGPKIQKLEEMKMNHPITFQTGTDSAQSSKSSWLPEAENALDLLCDHSNDVKFTSSKGVAYSGPAFTSSALYLPDHLLQETHLTLFPVELLTQKLNRIRSLFLDSLEQHFHDVLNSAITVVKHRKEVLHCELELQLQQLSHQHIHTHIYQPRLDELQLHKQCVDAHCEEVADILASCRMDLQELQTSIDRKSQEFIATVSNMEDKVLTADNSQRLEAVISALQDCRDQHIKDNQHCQTTFRQSFQLKLMEVRHKTTQLLNSLRLFSEGGNFAPREVKLFQRRLKVETKNIKVAEEAIYSELDVFGSKSLQQVKEVSGRFEETLSLLKSEVMFMEKIKKFISSTQVNIKAEAASSNQQQAAISSRLKDLRRMVEDTQATPDHVCSLLSSITEKLRKRCQYLDFSPDNTLHESLSARPKSRKQVCSDPPPGFLQPSRKDVDFLHDPAIGIIKSLNRFSMTQDDAAKAAEREEGGRAVSAVEASPCRHSEKEYSQSSLQRHQRRFTGSVSNLSAGRGCRPVSSDRRFQVFGPKPDPEQTTHSLSSAVNSVLWKANDVILLVAES